From one Cyanobacterium stanieri PCC 7202 genomic stretch:
- a CDS encoding hypothetical protein (KEGG: amr:AM1_0138 hypothetical protein~SPTR: Putative uncharacterized protein): protein MAKSNPKKEKAERNKAYARQFRKKTTRFNSKFKRRDYNSSSSSNEQSNNTENKEQN, encoded by the coding sequence ATGGCTAAGAGTAATCCTAAAAAGGAAAAAGCAGAACGTAATAAGGCTTACGCTCGTCAATTTAGAAAGAAAACTACTCGTTTTAATTCTAAGTTTAAAAGAAGGGATTATAACAGTTCTAGTAGTTCTAATGAGCAGTCTAACAACACTGAAAATAAAGAGCAGAATTAA
- a CDS encoding hypothetical protein (PFAM: Domain of unknown function (DUF3598)~KEGG: ana:all1756 hypothetical protein~SPTR: Putative uncharacterized protein), which translates to MSSSQWERLLKNRGVWLGSFTQFSPRGELIKDTPTRIQLEGLHEDKTIRLTVTRLGQDTPPHVNEFTYLNRSIFLFEEGHFSKGTLQFSPFSTFGAEFGFVKGDSEGICCASRRLRMVQLFDKDSNFEQATLIREFREGTPKKEREKLSLDQLIGKWQGEAVTLYPDWREPEKYPTQLILEQMGDRLKQTLKTPQLEFNSSAIIENNALTFPDSNIRTVLLPDGASLTVPLKIIHRQPFFLECGWLIEPNQRLRIIRNYDETGAWQSVTLVTEFKQP; encoded by the coding sequence ATGTCGTCTTCTCAGTGGGAACGTTTATTAAAAAATAGAGGGGTTTGGTTAGGTTCTTTTACTCAATTTTCTCCTCGAGGAGAGTTAATCAAGGATACCCCAACACGAATACAGTTGGAGGGTTTGCATGAGGATAAAACCATCCGTTTGACGGTAACCAGGTTGGGGCAGGATACTCCTCCCCATGTCAACGAATTTACCTATCTTAATCGCAGTATTTTTTTGTTTGAAGAAGGACATTTTTCTAAGGGTACTTTACAATTTAGTCCTTTTTCTACTTTTGGGGCGGAGTTTGGTTTTGTGAAGGGCGATTCCGAAGGGATCTGCTGCGCATCACGCCGCTTAAGGATGGTACAATTGTTTGATAAAGACAGTAATTTTGAACAAGCTACCCTGATCAGGGAATTTCGAGAAGGCACCCCAAAAAAAGAGAGAGAAAAATTATCATTAGATCAACTCATCGGAAAATGGCAGGGGGAAGCAGTTACCCTATATCCTGATTGGCGAGAACCTGAAAAATATCCCACCCAACTAATCTTAGAACAAATGGGCGATCGCCTCAAGCAAACCCTAAAAACTCCTCAACTAGAATTTAATTCCAGTGCCATCATCGAAAATAATGCCCTCACTTTTCCAGATAGTAATATCAGAACAGTTTTACTGCCCGATGGTGCATCCCTTACTGTGCCTTTGAAAATAATTCATCGTCAACCCTTTTTCTTGGAATGTGGTTGGTTAATCGAACCTAACCAAAGGTTAAGAATTATCCGTAATTATGATGAAACAGGGGCATGGCAAAGTGTCACCCTTGTGACTGAGTTTAAACAACCATAA
- a CDS encoding Phycobilisome degradation protein nblA (PFAM: Phycobilisome degradation protein nblA~InterPro IPR007574~KEGG: mar:MAE_02520 phycobilisome degradation protein~PFAM: Phycobilisome degradation protein nblA~SPTR: Phycobilisome degradation protein): MNNKTELSLEQQFNLRSFETQVDQMSRDQAKDFLIKLYEQMLVRENMYKHVLKHQWGLE, translated from the coding sequence ATGAATAACAAAACAGAACTATCTTTAGAACAACAGTTTAATCTACGTTCATTTGAAACTCAAGTGGATCAAATGAGTAGAGATCAGGCAAAGGATTTCCTAATTAAACTTTATGAACAAATGCTAGTTAGGGAAAATATGTATAAGCATGTACTCAAGCACCAATGGGGCTTGGAGTGA
- a CDS encoding SSU ribosomal protein S15P (PFAM: Ribosomal protein S15~TIGRFAM: ribosomal protein S15, bacterial/organelle~COGs: COG0184 Ribosomal protein S15P/S13E~InterPro IPR000589:IPR005290~KEGG: tel:tsr1207 30S ribosomal protein S15~PFAM: ribosomal protein S15~SPTR: 30S ribosomal protein S15;~TIGRFAM: ribosomal protein S15) has translation MSLTQDKKQEIISQYQVHETDTGSSDLQVALLTARITQLTEHLKVNKKDHSSRRGLLKIIGKRKRLLGYIKRKNPQGYQELIKKLGIRG, from the coding sequence ATGAGTTTAACCCAAGACAAAAAACAAGAGATCATCAGTCAATATCAAGTACACGAAACAGACACAGGATCTTCTGATTTACAGGTAGCCCTTTTAACTGCCAGAATCACCCAACTAACCGAACACTTAAAAGTAAATAAAAAAGATCATTCTTCCCGTCGTGGTCTTTTAAAAATTATCGGTAAACGTAAACGTTTGTTAGGATATATCAAAAGAAAAAATCCCCAAGGATACCAAGAATTAATCAAAAAACTCGGTATTCGTGGTTAA
- a CDS encoding 3-deoxy-D-arabinoheptulosonate-7-phosphate synthase (PFAM: DAHP synthetase I family~TIGRFAM: phospho-2-dehydro-3-deoxyheptonate aldolase~COGs: COG2876 3-deoxy-D-arabino-heptulosonate 7-phosphate (DAHP) synthase~InterPro IPR006218:IPR006268~KEGG: cyt:cce_3366 3-deoxy-7-phosphoheptulonate synthase~PFAM: DAHP synthetase I/KDSA~PRIAM: 3-deoxy-7-phosphoheptulonate synthase~SPTR: 3-deoxy-7-phosphoheptulonate synthase;~TIGRFAM: phospho-2-dehydro-3-deoxyheptonate aldolase): MIVVMKVGTPEPEITRVSEELGSWGLTPEKIVGQTKVIIGLVGETASLNREQIQEISPWIESVLRVEKPFKRASLEYRHGQASEVVVSTPNGDVAIGRDNPIAIVAGPCSVENEEMIVETAMRVKAAGAKFLRGGAYKPRTSPYAFQGHGESALELLAAARNASGLGIITEVMDTADMEVIGEYADVLQIGARNMQNFSLLKKVGNQSKPVLLKRGMSATIDEWLMAAEYILAAGNPNVILCERGIRTFDRAYARNVLDLSVLPVLKTLTHLPIMIDPSHGTGKSEYVPAMAKAAIAAGTDSLMIEVHPNPAKALSDGPQSLTPDAFDALVKELSVFGKTVGRWEEPVPALA, encoded by the coding sequence ATGATCGTTGTAATGAAAGTGGGCACTCCTGAGCCTGAAATTACCCGCGTCAGCGAGGAATTAGGTTCGTGGGGTTTAACACCTGAAAAAATTGTCGGACAAACTAAGGTGATTATCGGTTTGGTAGGTGAAACCGCATCCCTAAATCGTGAACAGATTCAGGAAATTAGTCCTTGGATTGAAAGTGTATTAAGGGTTGAAAAACCTTTCAAACGTGCTAGTTTAGAATACCGTCATGGTCAAGCTAGTGAGGTGGTTGTTTCTACTCCTAATGGTGATGTGGCTATCGGTAGGGATAATCCTATCGCCATAGTAGCAGGGCCTTGCTCGGTAGAAAATGAAGAGATGATCGTGGAAACGGCGATGCGAGTCAAGGCGGCGGGAGCTAAGTTTTTACGGGGTGGTGCATACAAGCCTCGAACTTCTCCTTATGCGTTTCAAGGTCATGGTGAAAGTGCTTTAGAACTATTGGCAGCGGCAAGGAATGCTAGTGGTTTGGGTATTATCACTGAAGTTATGGATACTGCCGATATGGAAGTTATTGGTGAGTATGCAGATGTTTTACAGATTGGGGCGAGAAATATGCAGAATTTCTCTCTTCTCAAAAAAGTAGGTAATCAATCTAAGCCCGTACTCTTGAAAAGGGGTATGTCTGCCACCATTGATGAGTGGTTAATGGCGGCGGAGTACATTTTGGCGGCTGGTAATCCGAATGTGATTTTGTGTGAGCGTGGTATTCGTACTTTCGATCGCGCCTATGCCCGTAATGTATTAGATTTGTCTGTGTTACCTGTACTCAAAACTTTGACTCACTTACCTATTATGATTGATCCTAGTCATGGAACTGGTAAGTCTGAGTATGTTCCTGCTATGGCTAAGGCTGCGATCGCCGCAGGTACAGATTCTTTAATGATTGAAGTACATCCCAACCCCGCCAAGGCTTTATCCGATGGACCTCAATCTTTGACCCCTGATGCTTTCGATGCTTTGGTTAAAGAATTGAGTGTTTTTGGCAAAACCGTAGGACGTTGGGAAGAGCCAGTTCCTGCCCTCGCTTAG
- a CDS encoding hypothetical protein (KEGG: syp:SYNPCC7002_A0913 hypothetical protein~SPTR: Putative uncharacterized protein) — protein MAGLFGWLKRDNNNQGSYFLDPDDAKTYGDIEFMRKSKTVRRTFPKTLANKEGGELIQEVSSEKMVKKTAFQTSSPFSNVQSSSNSVSNSSSESSNTESSFVPSEPQKRRSTDTNMDMFRNMAKGIRK, from the coding sequence ATGGCTGGTTTATTTGGTTGGTTGAAAAGAGACAACAATAATCAAGGATCTTATTTTTTAGATCCCGATGATGCTAAAACCTACGGTGACATCGAATTTATGCGTAAAAGTAAAACCGTACGCAGAACATTCCCTAAAACTTTAGCCAATAAAGAAGGTGGGGAATTGATTCAAGAAGTATCTTCTGAAAAAATGGTGAAGAAAACTGCTTTTCAAACTTCCAGTCCTTTTAGTAATGTTCAAAGTAGTTCTAACTCTGTGAGTAACTCTTCTAGCGAAAGTTCTAACACTGAATCCTCTTTTGTACCTAGTGAACCCCAAAAACGTCGTTCTACTGATACAAATATGGATATGTTCCGTAATATGGCCAAAGGTATTAGGAAATAA
- a CDS encoding protein of unknown function DUF156 (PFAM: Uncharacterised BCR, COG1937~COGs: COG1937 conserved hypothetical protein~InterPro IPR003735~KEGG: cyh:Cyan8802_0446 protein of unknown function DUF156~PFAM: protein of unknown function DUF156~SPTR: Putative uncharacterized protein) has product MDYNDYEKNTEKIATLSNKMGVTHNGIEHHHHGSKSSHGHIHSEESQRKIINRLSRIEGHVRGIKTMVNEHRDCPEVLIQIAAIRGALDRVARMILDEHLSECITRAAEDGSIDLEIEALKAALDRFLPS; this is encoded by the coding sequence ATGGACTATAATGATTATGAGAAAAATACCGAAAAAATAGCAACTTTATCAAACAAAATGGGCGTAACACATAATGGGATAGAACATCATCATCACGGTTCAAAATCCAGTCATGGTCACATTCACAGCGAAGAATCCCAGCGTAAAATCATCAATCGCCTATCTCGTATCGAAGGTCATGTCAGGGGCATCAAAACCATGGTCAATGAACATCGAGACTGCCCAGAAGTATTAATTCAAATTGCCGCCATTCGGGGGGCTTTAGATAGGGTAGCCAGAATGATTTTGGATGAACATCTCAGCGAATGTATTACTCGGGCGGCAGAAGATGGTAGTATTGATTTAGAGATAGAAGCGCTTAAGGCAGCCCTAGATAGATTTCTACCTTCGTGA
- a CDS encoding RNP-1 like RNA-binding protein (PFAM: RNA recognition motif. (a.k.a. RRM, RBD, or RNP domain)~COGs: COG0724 RNA-binding protein (RRM domain)~InterPro IPR000504~KEGG: npu:Npun_F0962 RNP-1 like RNA-binding protein~PFAM: RNP-1 like RNA-binding protein~SMART: RNP-1 like RNA-binding protein~SPTR: RNA-binding region protein) yields MSIYVGNLSYSVSKNDLNEVFAEYGTVKRVHIPTDRESGRMRGFAFVEMETEAEEDAAIEALDGAEWMSRELKVNKARPREKRDSFGGAGGRAKGDRF; encoded by the coding sequence ATGTCGATATATGTAGGAAATCTTTCCTATAGTGTGAGCAAAAATGATCTTAATGAGGTCTTTGCAGAATATGGTACTGTAAAACGAGTTCATATTCCCACCGATAGAGAAAGTGGTCGTATGCGTGGTTTTGCATTCGTGGAAATGGAAACCGAAGCCGAAGAGGATGCAGCTATTGAAGCCCTTGATGGCGCTGAGTGGATGAGTCGTGAGCTAAAGGTTAATAAGGCTAGACCTCGTGAAAAGAGAGATTCTTTTGGTGGTGCAGGTGGTCGTGCAAAGGGCGATCGCTTTTAG
- a CDS encoding lipid-A-disaccharide synthase (PFAM: Lipid-A-disaccharide synthetase~TIGRFAM: lipid-A-disaccharide synthase~COGs: COG0763 Lipid A disaccharide synthetase~InterPro IPR003835~KEGG: cyh:Cyan8802_1682 lipid-A-disaccharide synthase~PFAM: glycosyl transferase family 19~PRIAM: Lipid-A-disaccharide synthase~SPTR: Lipid-A-disaccharide synthase;~TIGRFAM: lipid-A-disaccharide synthase), producing the protein MRIFVSTGEVSGDLQGSILVESLWRLGKSLDMEMEISGLGGQKMVTAGVNLIADTTAIGSVGLLESLPFIIPTWRVQRRAKKYLRENLPDVVVLIDYLGPNLSIGSFLKQNFPDIPIIWYIAPQFWVWTPMEQNVNQLVNVTDRLLAIFPQEARFYQEKGVSSTYVGHPLLEKFDNPLSRDEARNRLGLGSDQRAIALIPASRKQELKYLLPVMLESAQKITQKLDNVKFFLPVSLPKYRTQIESMIHKSGLDITLYEGNSIDLFPALDLAISKSGTVNLELALLKIPQVVIYKVNPFTIWVGRKFLNFSIPYMSMANLILMEDIVPELLQEEATVDNIVSESLDLILNGDRQELTQTNYQRMIDSLNNGNPGISASEKAAQEIINIVQL; encoded by the coding sequence ATGCGTATATTTGTTAGTACTGGGGAAGTGTCGGGGGATTTACAGGGATCAATTTTGGTGGAGTCTTTGTGGCGTTTGGGTAAGTCTTTGGATATGGAGATGGAAATCAGTGGTTTGGGGGGACAAAAAATGGTCACTGCAGGGGTGAATTTGATTGCGGATACCACTGCCATCGGTTCGGTGGGTTTGTTGGAGTCTTTACCTTTTATTATTCCTACTTGGAGGGTACAACGTCGGGCAAAAAAGTATTTGCGAGAAAATTTGCCTGATGTGGTGGTGTTAATTGATTATTTGGGGCCTAATTTGAGTATTGGTTCTTTTCTGAAGCAAAATTTTCCTGATATTCCTATTATTTGGTACATTGCACCACAGTTTTGGGTATGGACTCCCATGGAACAAAATGTTAATCAGTTGGTCAATGTAACTGATAGGCTATTGGCGATTTTTCCCCAAGAGGCTCGTTTTTATCAAGAGAAGGGGGTTTCTAGTACCTATGTAGGTCATCCTTTGTTGGAGAAGTTTGATAACCCCCTTAGCCGAGATGAGGCTAGGAATCGCTTAGGGCTTGGATCTGACCAAAGGGCGATCGCCCTTATTCCTGCTTCGAGGAAACAAGAGTTAAAGTATCTTTTGCCTGTGATGTTGGAATCGGCTCAAAAAATCACACAAAAATTGGACAATGTCAAATTCTTTTTACCTGTTTCTTTACCCAAATACCGTACTCAAATTGAGTCGATGATCCATAAATCTGGTCTTGATATTACCCTCTATGAGGGCAATAGTATCGATTTGTTTCCCGCCCTTGACTTGGCTATTAGTAAATCAGGGACAGTTAATTTAGAACTAGCCTTGTTAAAAATTCCTCAAGTGGTGATTTATAAAGTAAATCCGTTTACCATTTGGGTAGGACGAAAATTTTTAAATTTCTCTATTCCCTATATGTCCATGGCTAATTTAATTTTGATGGAGGATATTGTTCCCGAATTATTACAAGAAGAGGCAACCGTTGATAATATTGTCTCCGAATCCCTTGATTTAATTCTTAATGGCGATCGCCAAGAACTTACCCAAACCAATTATCAAAGAATGATTGACAGCCTAAATAACGGTAATCCAGGTATCTCTGCCAGTGAAAAAGCCGCCCAAGAAATTATAAACATAGTTCAACTATAA
- a CDS encoding hypothetical protein (PFAM: Protein of unknown function (DUF3464)~KEGG: cyh:Cyan8802_2334 hypothetical protein~SPTR: Putative uncharacterized protein): MPSPSERKPLPFEPKSKKEKVEKKPPTNSKPDNSSKPTQETVKRNKKQEASLREIPEEVSKRMVRRMALFSGIPTGLGISSFFVFYLIVSQEWFKIPNTAVLLVSLGLFGLGVLGLSYGIFSTSWDEGRAGSWLGTEEFSTNVGRMLSAWRTARKEAKEAKNKLKN; this comes from the coding sequence ATGCCATCTCCTTCAGAAAGAAAACCATTACCCTTTGAGCCAAAAAGCAAAAAAGAAAAAGTAGAAAAAAAACCTCCTACTAATAGCAAACCTGATAACAGTAGCAAACCTACCCAAGAAACTGTCAAAAGGAACAAAAAGCAAGAAGCATCTTTGAGGGAAATTCCTGAAGAAGTAAGTAAAAGAATGGTTCGGAGAATGGCTCTTTTTAGTGGTATTCCCACTGGATTGGGTATATCTTCCTTTTTTGTTTTCTATTTAATTGTTAGCCAAGAGTGGTTCAAGATACCTAATACTGCCGTTTTATTAGTAAGTTTGGGCTTATTTGGGTTAGGTGTGTTAGGTTTAAGTTATGGCATTTTCTCCACTTCATGGGATGAGGGGAGGGCTGGTAGTTGGTTGGGAACTGAAGAGTTTTCCACTAATGTAGGTAGAATGCTATCTGCTTGGCGCACTGCCAGAAAAGAAGCCAAGGAAGCCAAAAATAAATTAAAAAACTGA
- a CDS encoding hypothetical protein (KEGG: tel:tlr2460 hypothetical protein~SPTR: Tlr2460 protein) codes for MKYPFLLILSTLLFIPACDLENNINQATNLVEENITSASEISEETSHQENSINDYSNLSLETSGQGDFELENRDTIEIIAATFTMTSADSSEITITLADNRTLEFAGNAELENDYTIITSLTNSGMADAEGTLVMQYENGQLKSLEGTGLLDFQPFAIRFYATDENTNSEQNSSSDYIPFYQQQGRGIFSLQGRENENITSMMVQIDENNQATIGVSLQDERIVNFRGSVNHQDAYNINIQLNSSGMADANGLLKLEYGANNSINNLMANGQLDGQNFIINFSK; via the coding sequence ATGAAATATCCATTTTTATTGATCCTCAGTACACTTTTATTCATTCCCGCCTGTGACTTAGAAAACAACATCAATCAAGCCACTAATTTAGTGGAGGAAAATATTACCTCTGCCTCAGAAATCAGCGAGGAAACCAGCCATCAAGAAAACTCCATAAATGATTATTCTAACCTCAGTCTTGAAACGTCAGGACAAGGAGACTTTGAACTAGAAAACCGAGACACCATAGAAATCATTGCGGCGACATTTACCATGACAAGTGCTGATAGCAGTGAAATTACCATCACCCTAGCGGATAATCGTACCCTTGAATTTGCAGGGAATGCAGAATTAGAAAACGACTATACCATCATTACCTCCCTTACCAACTCTGGAATGGCAGACGCAGAAGGAACATTAGTAATGCAATATGAAAACGGGCAATTAAAATCCTTAGAAGGCACTGGTTTGTTAGACTTTCAACCCTTCGCCATCCGTTTTTATGCCACCGATGAAAACACCAATTCTGAACAAAATAGTTCGTCAGACTATATTCCCTTTTACCAACAACAGGGGCGAGGAATTTTTAGTCTCCAAGGACGAGAGAATGAAAATATAACCTCCATGATGGTACAAATTGATGAAAATAACCAAGCAACCATCGGAGTTTCTTTACAAGATGAGAGAATTGTTAACTTTCGTGGCAGTGTTAACCATCAAGATGCCTACAACATAAATATTCAACTGAATTCCTCGGGTATGGCGGATGCCAATGGATTATTAAAATTAGAATATGGAGCGAATAATTCTATTAATAATTTAATGGCCAATGGGCAATTAGACGGTCAAAATTTTATAATTAATTTCAGTAAATAA